A genomic window from Bombus pyrosoma isolate SC7728 linkage group LG8, ASM1482585v1, whole genome shotgun sequence includes:
- the LOC122570193 gene encoding alpha-ketoglutarate-dependent dioxygenase alkB homolog 6 isoform X1 — MEEHKHIFRENVIPEVPDLAIYIPNFITQEEEDEITKYVNSAPLPKWTQLTHRRLQNWGGIPHPRGMIAEEIPSWLQKYLNKVSSCDIFEKNKLPNHVLLNEYLSGQGIMAHSDGPLFHPIVTTISCGSHTLLDFYKRLDSTEQHQPNLEFSFLLERRSLFILQGDLYHNYLHSIAERDTDVVSKSVIKNLSICGDKFSEGEILQRGTRLSLTIRHVPKTSKLKLRIG; from the exons atggaagaacacaaacatatttttcgtgAAAATGTGATTCCAGAG gtACCAGACTTAGCTATTtatattccaaattttattacacaagaggaagaggatgaaataacaaaatatgtgAATAGTGCTCCATTACCAAAGTGGACGCAATTAACTCATCGTAGATTACAAAATTGGGGTGGTATTCCTCATCCAAGAGGCATGATAGCTGAAGAAATACCAAGT TGGCTCCAAAAATACCTTAATAAAGTATCATCATgtgatatatttgaaaaaaataaactacCTAATCATGTTTTACTTAATGAATATCTATCTGGTCAAGGAATAATG gCACATTCAGATGGTCCACTCTTTCACCCTATTGTAACAACCATAAGTTGTGGCTCTCATACACTTCTAGATTTCTATAAAAGGCTTGACAGTACAGAG cAACATCAACCTAATTTAGAGTTCAGTTTTCTGTTAGAACGTAGGAGTCTATTCATTCTCCAAGGAGACTTATATCACAATTACTTGCACTCAATTGCAGAAAGAGACACAGATGTTGTTTCAAAGTCTGTGATAAAAAACTTGAGTATATGTGGAGACAAATTTTCAGAAGGAGAAATATTACAACGGGGAACTAGGTTGTCTTTAACTATTAGACATGTTCCAAAAACTAGCAAGTTAAAACTAAGAATTGGATAA
- the LOC122570193 gene encoding alpha-ketoglutarate-dependent dioxygenase alkB homolog 6 isoform X2 → MEEHKHIFRENVIPEVPDLAIYIPNFITQEEEDEITKYVNSAPLPKWTQLTHRRLQNWGGIPHPRGMIAEEIPSAHSDGPLFHPIVTTISCGSHTLLDFYKRLDSTEQHQPNLEFSFLLERRSLFILQGDLYHNYLHSIAERDTDVVSKSVIKNLSICGDKFSEGEILQRGTRLSLTIRHVPKTSKLKLRIG, encoded by the exons atggaagaacacaaacatatttttcgtgAAAATGTGATTCCAGAG gtACCAGACTTAGCTATTtatattccaaattttattacacaagaggaagaggatgaaataacaaaatatgtgAATAGTGCTCCATTACCAAAGTGGACGCAATTAACTCATCGTAGATTACAAAATTGGGGTGGTATTCCTCATCCAAGAGGCATGATAGCTGAAGAAATACCAAGT gCACATTCAGATGGTCCACTCTTTCACCCTATTGTAACAACCATAAGTTGTGGCTCTCATACACTTCTAGATTTCTATAAAAGGCTTGACAGTACAGAG cAACATCAACCTAATTTAGAGTTCAGTTTTCTGTTAGAACGTAGGAGTCTATTCATTCTCCAAGGAGACTTATATCACAATTACTTGCACTCAATTGCAGAAAGAGACACAGATGTTGTTTCAAAGTCTGTGATAAAAAACTTGAGTATATGTGGAGACAAATTTTCAGAAGGAGAAATATTACAACGGGGAACTAGGTTGTCTTTAACTATTAGACATGTTCCAAAAACTAGCAAGTTAAAACTAAGAATTGGATAA